CAGCCAGAGGCCAAGGCCAGCCAAGGAGGTAAGGAAGACaaggcccagggctggagtgggCCGGGGGCCTGCACTGTTGCAGTTGTCCTTGTTGCAGCAGGTGGTGTTATATGTCAGGCCCAGCTTGCGGTTGGTTTGGTTGAAGGCCTCCTGACAGGGCTCTTCTGGTGTGCCACAGCGCAGATTGGAGAAAACCCACATCTTACCTAGGGGTGGCAATGGGCAGGGAATCAGCTAGGATGGGCACCTGGCATGCCTGtgtccacctccccaccccatccacccacctaggcttcCTTTCCCTCCCAACTCTGTCCCTGGccctccccttctcttttctCAGTCTGATCTTCCTCCTGCATGTCCTTACCCACCACTCCCCCAGTCCTGGTTCTATCACTTGCTGGCCATAAGGCCTTGGACCtgt
This is a stretch of genomic DNA from Rhinopithecus roxellana isolate Shanxi Qingling chromosome 4, ASM756505v1, whole genome shotgun sequence. It encodes these proteins:
- the LY6G6C gene encoding lymphocyte antigen 6 complex locus protein G6c produces the protein MKALLLLTLSALLCWVSADIRCHSCYKVPVLGCVDRQSCRLEPGQQCLTTHAYLGKMWVFSNLRCGTPEEPCQEAFNQTNRKLGLTYNTTCCNKDNCNSAGPRPTPALGLVFLTSLAGLGLWLLH